The following are from one region of the Lytechinus variegatus isolate NC3 chromosome 4, Lvar_3.0, whole genome shotgun sequence genome:
- the LOC121412673 gene encoding uncharacterized protein LOC121412673, translating into MAVENRGRQPKKMERLHLKDRITLATCHLGTIEMEIKKEEDRLLKLVQELGDARLESEQSKRELLKEEKLYRQLLDYSKAQEDTKALDARSRAVEIELLVLRRRKWKTDMMLDAATAEVSLLDHRLKKEQTLQEEQKERRLGSKRRRFQQTTIKVNALAALIILQVILLVMALWHL; encoded by the exons ATGGCCGTAGAAAATCGAGGCCGTCAGCCAAAGAAGATGGAAAGACTTCATCTGAAAGACAGAATCACCTTGGCAACGTGTCACCTGGGAACAATCGAGATGGAGATCAAGAAGGAGGAAGACCGATTACTTAAACTCGTCCAGGAATTAGGAGATGCCAGGCTGGAGAGTGAACAATCAAAGCGGGAACTACTTAAGGAAGAGAAACTTTACAG ACAACTCCTCGACTACAGCAAGGCACAGGAAGACACTAAAGCTCTAGATGCACGAAGTCGGGCAGTCGAGATCGAGCTCCTAGTCTTGAGACGTCGGAAATGGAAGACTGACATGATGCTGGATGCGGCCACAGCCGAGGTCAGCCTGCTCGATCACCGCCTCAAGAAAGAACAAACGCTACAGGAAGAgcaaaaagaaag GAGGCTTGGCTCCAAGCGACGTCGTTTTCAACAAACGACTATCAAGGTCAACGCACTCGCAGCCCTCATCATCCTCCAGGTCATCCTACTCGTCATGGCATTGTGGCATCTGTGA
- the LOC121413932 gene encoding beta-4C adrenergic receptor-like yields the protein METLNITQSPGEEDSGSSLIFVLQGLVIFVFATLIIATNILNLIVIPRLPDINEASKVFYNCLSVADLILGVVLLPALPSAILDGWPFGDVVCKIFGFGMTLVAGLSSASLLLLNLDRFFSIASPLRYMAIMDRQKAAIIAASLCLAEFVFLLIIMFVNPFGVGIVDYSRLGACIMSFNEPKFVVYSLLIFSVCIWSFGPILAIMYARIICISRRHVRRIQVQELTNQRPISKIDGSDEAGLQDCRTAQAPNKKTAVNHRAIRMTLMVTGTYVVAWAPFTICQIYIAMVTDDVSIIIRALVCWPLLLNPLCNVIIYSVTKRSYRTLARNLLKGCLRCSLADLRKATSHEILV from the coding sequence ATGGAGACACTGAACATCACGCAAAGCCCAGGCGAGGAAGACAGTGGTTCCAGTCTCATCTTCGTTCTTCAAGGCCTCGTCATCTTTGTCTTTGCCACCCTGATCATTGCTACCAACATCCTGAACCTGATCGTTATCCCTCGCCTCCCCGACATCAACGAAGCCAGCAAAGTCTTCTACAACTGCCTGTCCGTCGCCGACCTCATCCTCGGCGTCGTTCTCCTACCCGCCTTGCCATCTGCCATCCTAGACGGGTGGCCTTTCGGGGATGTCGTCTGCAAGATCTTCGGGTTCGGTATGACCCTCGTTGCTGGTCTATCCTCTGCCAGTTTGCTGCTCCTCAATCTGGATCGCTTCTTCAGCATAGCCTCCCCACTCCGCTACATGGCGATCATGGACCGGCAAAAAGCGGCCATCATCGCAGCAAGTCTGTGCCTCGCCGAGTTCGTGTTCCTACTCATTATAATGTTCGTCAACCCATTCGGCGTGGGGATCGTGGATTATTCGCGACTCGGGGCGTGCATCATGTCCTTCAACGAGCCGAAATTCGTTGTGTATTCGCTGCTTATCTTTTCTGTGTGCATCTGGTCGTTTGGCCCGATCCTGGCCATCATGTACGCCAGGATAATCTGCATCAGTAGGAGACACGTGAGGCGCATTCAGGTCCAGGAACTCACCAATCAAAGACCAATCTCTAAGATTGACGGAAGCGACGAAGCGGGCTTACAGGACTGCAGAACAGCCCAGGCGCCAAACAAGAAGACGGCGGTCAACCACCGAGCGATACGTATGACCCTCATGGTCACAGGAACCTATGTCGTGGCTTGGGCACCCTTTACAATTTGCCAAATATACATTGCCATGGTGACCGAtgatgtttcgatcatcatcCGAGCGTTAGTGTGTTGGCCCCTCCTTCTGAATCCACTCTGCAATGTGATCATCTACTCGGTTACGAAACGTTCTTACAGAACTTTGGCGCGGAATCTACTGAAAGGATGTCTGAGGTGTTCACTCGCAGACTTGAGGAAGGCAACATCCCACGAGATACTCGTGTAG